One region of Polaribacter pectinis genomic DNA includes:
- a CDS encoding DUF305 domain-containing protein → MKNSNQHTNKENGMSNYTKFFLMLGCSFVAMYITMYLNTYEFDHVYFSLTRFYMSCLGISTMALIMWFFMRNMYQNKKKNIAIVFGSIVLFLGALGLVREQKSTVDDVLWMKAMIPHHSIAILTSERADIKDSEVKKLANDIIKAQKKEIEEMKAMIKRLENEK, encoded by the coding sequence ATGAAAAATTCAAATCAACATACAAACAAAGAAAACGGAATGAGTAATTATACAAAATTCTTTTTAATGTTAGGTTGCTCTTTTGTAGCAATGTACATCACAATGTACTTAAATACATATGAATTTGACCACGTTTATTTTAGCTTAACTCGTTTTTATATGTCTTGTTTAGGGATATCTACTATGGCTTTAATTATGTGGTTTTTTATGCGCAATATGTATCAAAATAAAAAGAAGAATATTGCTATTGTCTTTGGAAGTATTGTACTTTTTTTAGGTGCTTTAGGTTTGGTGCGTGAACAAAAATCTACAGTTGATGATGTTCTTTGGATGAAAGCAATGATTCCTCATCATTCAATTGCAATATTAACGAGTGAACGTGCAGACATTAAAGATTCCGAAGTAAAAAAATTAGCAAACGATATTATTAAAGCACAGAAAAAAGAAATTGAAGAAATGAAAGCGATGATAAAACGATTAGAAAATGAAAAATAA
- a CDS encoding heavy-metal-associated domain-containing protein, with product MKHTYKITGMTCGNCKASVEKYLGEIESVTNVSVNLEKEEAEITMEKHIETKVLKDALPEKYTLSEKKQEKKEIPDVAFDGMEESKFQQLKPLFLIIFYITTAGILMNYKNWNWSAFMLDFMGLFYIVFSFFKMLDLKGFPDSFRMYDPLAKRIPVYGKIYPFIETALGLMFLLRFEINIALIITLIILGVTTVGVTKTLLDKKAIRCACLGTALKLPMTEATFIENAIMIVMAVLMLIF from the coding sequence ATGAAACACACATATAAAATTACAGGAATGACTTGTGGAAACTGTAAAGCTTCCGTAGAAAAATATTTAGGCGAAATAGAAAGTGTTACCAATGTTTCTGTAAATCTCGAGAAAGAAGAAGCAGAAATTACTATGGAAAAACATATAGAAACGAAAGTTTTAAAAGATGCTTTACCTGAAAAATATACACTTTCAGAAAAGAAACAAGAAAAGAAAGAAATACCAGATGTTGCTTTTGATGGAATGGAAGAATCGAAATTTCAGCAATTAAAACCATTGTTTTTAATCATTTTTTACATTACAACAGCTGGTATCTTAATGAATTATAAAAACTGGAATTGGAGTGCATTTATGCTCGATTTTATGGGTTTATTCTACATTGTCTTTAGCTTTTTTAAAATGTTAGATTTAAAAGGATTTCCAGATTCTTTTAGAATGTACGATCCTTTGGCGAAGAGAATTCCTGTTTATGGAAAAATTTATCCATTTATAGAAACTGCTTTAGGATTGATGTTTTTGCTTCGTTTTGAAATAAACATAGCCTTAATAATTACACTTATTATTTTAGGAGTTACAACAGTTGGCGTTACAAAAACACTTTTAGATAAAAAAGCAATAAGATGTGCATGTCTTGGTACTGCTTTAAAATTACCAATGACAGAAGCCACTTTTATAGAAAATGCAATTATGATTGTTATGGCAGTTTTAATGTTAATCTTTTAA
- a CDS encoding TolC family protein, with translation MKNLDIKFQVIFTLCSLFFVLNFQSQDLQSYIEQATENNPTIQKFELQYNIASEKVNEVNTIPNTEFGAGYFVSEPETRTGAQRFKISIKQMLPWFGTITSRENYISSMADAKYEDIVIAKRKIITSVSKSYYNLYENKAKQKVLEQNIKLLKTYEKLALTSVEVGKASAVDVLRLQMRQNEMAELLAVLNQQFLAEQTTFNKLLNRDKAISVNVINKLNIPSENFEINVENLAVHPELLKYDKIYQSVEKSELLNQKENNPMIGFGFDYVNVAERPNMSFTDNGKDILMPMVSISIPIFNNSYKSKTKQNQLQQQEILAQKQERKNRLETILDQAINNRISSRISYRTQTKNLKQAKNAEEILIKSYETGTIDFNDVLDIQELQLKFEMNQIKSIKNYYLQTTIINYLIQ, from the coding sequence ATGAAAAATTTAGATATAAAATTTCAGGTAATCTTTACTCTTTGTTCTCTTTTCTTTGTTCTTAATTTTCAAAGTCAAGATTTGCAAAGCTATATAGAGCAAGCAACGGAAAACAATCCTACAATTCAAAAATTCGAATTGCAATATAATATTGCTTCCGAAAAAGTGAACGAGGTAAATACAATTCCGAATACGGAATTTGGTGCAGGATATTTTGTGAGTGAACCAGAAACCAGAACTGGAGCACAACGTTTTAAGATTTCAATAAAACAAATGTTGCCTTGGTTTGGTACAATTACTTCGAGAGAAAATTATATTTCTTCTATGGCAGATGCTAAATATGAAGATATTGTAATTGCAAAACGAAAAATAATCACCTCTGTTTCAAAATCTTATTATAATTTATATGAGAATAAAGCGAAACAAAAAGTTTTAGAGCAGAATATAAAACTACTTAAAACTTATGAAAAATTAGCGTTAACATCTGTTGAAGTTGGTAAAGCATCTGCAGTAGATGTTTTACGATTGCAAATGAGACAGAATGAAATGGCAGAATTATTAGCGGTTTTAAATCAACAATTTTTAGCTGAACAAACTACGTTTAATAAGCTCTTAAATCGTGACAAAGCAATTTCAGTAAATGTTATAAATAAGTTGAATATTCCTTCAGAAAATTTCGAAATAAATGTAGAAAATTTAGCAGTGCATCCAGAACTGTTGAAGTACGATAAGATTTATCAATCTGTAGAAAAATCAGAATTACTGAATCAGAAAGAAAATAATCCTATGATTGGTTTCGGTTTCGATTATGTAAATGTTGCAGAACGACCTAATATGAGTTTTACTGACAATGGTAAAGATATTTTAATGCCAATGGTTTCTATTTCTATTCCTATTTTCAATAATAGTTACAAATCGAAAACCAAACAAAATCAATTGCAACAACAAGAGATTTTAGCGCAAAAACAAGAACGTAAAAACAGATTAGAAACGATTTTAGACCAAGCAATAAATAACCGGATTTCTTCAAGAATAAGTTATAGAACGCAAACTAAAAATCTAAAGCAAGCGAAGAATGCTGAAGAAATTTTAATAAAAAGTTACGAGACAGGAACCATCGATTTTAATGACGTTTTAGACATTCAAGAATTGCAGTTGAAGTTTGAAATGAATCAAATTAAATCGATAAAAAACTACTATTTACAAACTACAATTATTAATTATTTAATTCAATAG
- a CDS encoding efflux RND transporter permease subunit — protein MLNKSIKFLIENKLVSVLLLLLFVGWGTVNAPFNWNIPFLPSNPVAVDAIPDIGENQQIVFTKWDGRSPQDIEDQITYPLTTSLLGIPGVKTIRSSSMFGFSSIYIIFEEDIEFYWSRSRILEKLNSLPSNLLPEGVNPALGPDATGLGQIFWYTLEGRDEKGNVTGGWDLQELRSIQDYYVKYGLSSASGVSEVASIGGYVQEYQVDVNPELMRQYKIGLNQVVKAVKSSNQDIGAQTLEINQAEYLVRGLGYIKSIEDIENAVVTSEDFTAIKIKDIGKVTLGPATRRGLLDKEGAEVVGGVVVARYGANPMEVITNVKTQIEELKGGLPTKVLADGRISQLTIVPFYDRTELIHETLDTLNEALTLEILITILVIIVMVFNLRASILISGLLPVAVLMVFVAMKLFNVDANIVALSGIAIAIGTMVDVGVILAENMIRHLDDEKLQAREDGTKFTTDEIVYNATAEVSGAILTAVLTTIISFIPVFTMIGAEGKLFRPLAFTKTMALSASLVIALFLIPPFAAYLFRKTSLKNSFKYLINIALIVAGIVIIISGFWLGSILIAFGINGLLLVIGKLNQKNSNLINIIISCTAIIFLLAEYWRPLGFNRSIFINLIFVAIICFGILGIFSVFRNYYSQILKWALANKILFLMIPTAVLISGGWILNNTGKEFMPSLNEGSFLLMPTSLPHSGVEENKRVLQQLDMAVATIPEVETVVGKAGRTESALDPAPLSMYENMIQYKSEYMRNSEGKRQRYKINNEGAFELKNGQFIQNPNISENANFTKLEHKQLIEDNDGEFYRNWRPEINSPDDIWNEIVKVTKLPGVTSAPKLQPIETRLVMLQTGMRAPMGIKVKGQDLKQIEAFGLQLESLLKQAEGVKVEAVFADRIVGKPYLLIDIDREKIARYGISIEDVQSVLKVAVGGMQLTQTVEGRERYGIRVRYPRELRNNPESIKDIYIPVEKGNPVPLGELATIRYEQGPQVIKSEDTFLVGYVLFDKLDGFAEVDVVENAQELFQQKIDAGELTVPKGISYKFTGTYENQLRAEKTLSVVVPLALAIIFLILYFQFKSVSTSLMVFTGITVAFAGGFIMIWLYGQDWFFNFSFFGENMRDLFNMKTINLSVAVWVGFIALFGIATDDGVVMATYLTQTFNREKPANKKSIRFYALQAGEKRIRPCLMTTVTTILALLPVLTSTGKGSDIMIPMAIPIFGGMVIDITSYFIVPVLYSWREELKLKRIEKKEHRKKRQEPRQIVN, from the coding sequence ATGCTAAATAAAAGCATCAAATTTCTAATAGAAAATAAACTCGTCTCAGTTTTATTACTCTTACTTTTTGTGGGTTGGGGAACTGTAAATGCTCCTTTTAATTGGAATATTCCATTTTTACCAAGCAATCCTGTTGCTGTAGATGCGATTCCAGATATTGGTGAAAATCAGCAAATTGTATTTACAAAATGGGATGGTCGCTCACCACAAGATATCGAAGACCAAATTACCTATCCTTTAACAACTTCGTTATTGGGAATTCCTGGAGTAAAAACAATCAGAAGTTCATCTATGTTTGGTTTTTCTAGTATTTACATCATTTTTGAAGAAGATATTGAGTTTTATTGGAGCAGAAGTCGAATTTTAGAAAAACTAAATTCACTACCAAGCAATTTATTACCAGAAGGTGTAAACCCTGCTTTAGGGCCAGATGCAACAGGTTTGGGGCAAATTTTTTGGTACACGCTTGAAGGTCGTGATGAAAAGGGAAATGTTACTGGTGGTTGGGATTTACAAGAATTACGAAGTATTCAAGATTACTATGTAAAATACGGATTATCATCAGCAAGTGGCGTTTCTGAAGTTGCTTCAATTGGTGGCTATGTTCAAGAATATCAAGTAGATGTGAATCCAGAATTAATGCGACAATACAAAATTGGTCTAAATCAAGTTGTAAAAGCGGTTAAAAGTAGCAATCAAGATATTGGAGCACAGACTTTAGAAATCAATCAAGCTGAATATTTAGTTCGTGGTTTAGGCTATATAAAATCGATTGAAGATATTGAAAACGCTGTGGTTACTTCCGAAGATTTTACAGCCATCAAAATAAAAGATATTGGTAAAGTTACTTTAGGCCCAGCAACAAGAAGAGGCTTGTTAGATAAAGAAGGTGCAGAAGTTGTTGGTGGAGTTGTAGTTGCAAGATATGGCGCAAATCCTATGGAAGTAATTACGAATGTAAAAACTCAAATTGAAGAATTAAAAGGAGGTTTACCAACGAAAGTTTTAGCAGATGGAAGAATATCTCAATTAACAATTGTTCCTTTTTATGATAGAACAGAACTAATTCACGAAACATTAGACACCTTAAATGAAGCGTTAACATTAGAAATTCTCATTACCATTTTAGTAATTATTGTAATGGTTTTTAATCTTCGAGCTTCCATTTTAATCTCTGGTTTATTACCAGTTGCAGTATTAATGGTTTTTGTTGCGATGAAACTATTTAATGTAGATGCAAATATTGTCGCACTTTCAGGAATTGCAATTGCCATTGGAACCATGGTTGATGTTGGCGTAATTCTCGCCGAAAATATGATTCGTCATTTAGATGATGAAAAACTACAAGCTCGTGAAGATGGAACAAAATTTACCACAGATGAGATAGTTTACAATGCAACAGCAGAAGTTTCTGGTGCAATTTTAACAGCCGTTTTAACGACGATTATCAGTTTTATTCCAGTATTTACAATGATTGGTGCAGAGGGAAAATTATTTAGACCTTTGGCTTTTACCAAAACAATGGCATTATCTGCATCTTTGGTAATTGCTTTGTTTTTAATTCCTCCTTTTGCAGCTTATTTATTCAGAAAAACATCCTTAAAAAATTCATTTAAATATCTTATAAACATTGCTTTAATAGTTGCTGGAATTGTAATTATAATTAGCGGATTTTGGTTAGGAAGTATTTTAATTGCTTTCGGAATTAATGGATTATTACTTGTTATAGGAAAGCTGAATCAGAAAAATAGCAATCTTATAAATATCATTATTTCTTGTACTGCTATTATATTTTTATTAGCAGAATATTGGCGTCCATTAGGTTTTAACAGAAGTATTTTTATCAATTTGATTTTTGTGGCTATAATTTGCTTTGGAATTTTAGGAATATTCTCTGTTTTTAGAAACTATTATTCCCAAATTTTAAAATGGGCTTTAGCGAATAAAATCTTGTTTTTAATGATTCCTACTGCTGTTCTTATTTCTGGAGGTTGGATTTTAAACAATACAGGAAAAGAATTTATGCCATCTTTAAATGAAGGTTCATTCTTATTAATGCCAACTTCATTGCCACATTCTGGTGTCGAAGAAAACAAACGCGTTTTACAACAATTAGATATGGCAGTTGCAACAATCCCAGAAGTTGAAACTGTGGTTGGTAAAGCTGGAAGAACAGAATCTGCTTTAGACCCTGCACCTTTATCTATGTATGAAAATATGATTCAGTATAAATCTGAATATATGCGTAATTCAGAAGGAAAAAGACAGCGTTATAAAATAAATAATGAAGGTGCTTTTGAATTGAAAAACGGACAATTTATTCAAAATCCGAATATTTCAGAAAATGCAAATTTTACAAAACTTGAACACAAACAACTTATCGAAGATAATGATGGCGAATTCTATAGAAACTGGCGACCAGAAATTAATTCTCCAGATGATATTTGGAATGAAATTGTAAAAGTTACCAAATTACCAGGCGTTACTTCTGCTCCAAAATTACAACCAATTGAAACAAGGTTGGTAATGCTACAAACAGGAATGCGTGCACCAATGGGAATTAAAGTTAAAGGACAAGATTTAAAACAAATTGAAGCTTTTGGTTTACAATTAGAAAGCCTTTTAAAACAAGCAGAAGGTGTAAAAGTAGAAGCTGTTTTTGCTGATAGAATCGTTGGAAAACCTTATCTATTAATTGATATTGATAGAGAAAAAATAGCTCGTTATGGAATTTCTATTGAAGATGTACAAAGTGTTTTAAAAGTTGCAGTTGGTGGAATGCAATTAACGCAAACTGTGGAAGGAAGAGAACGTTATGGAATTAGAGTGCGTTACCCAAGAGAATTACGTAACAATCCTGAATCGATAAAAGACATTTATATTCCTGTTGAAAAAGGAAATCCTGTTCCTTTAGGTGAATTAGCAACGATTAGATATGAGCAAGGTCCACAAGTAATTAAAAGTGAAGATACTTTTTTAGTGGGCTATGTATTGTTTGATAAGTTAGACGGTTTTGCGGAAGTTGATGTCGTTGAAAATGCACAGGAATTATTTCAACAAAAAATAGATGCTGGCGAATTGACTGTCCCAAAAGGCATCAGTTATAAATTTACAGGAACCTATGAAAACCAATTGCGAGCAGAAAAAACGTTGTCTGTGGTTGTTCCATTAGCTTTAGCAATTATTTTCTTGATTTTATATTTTCAGTTTAAATCGGTTTCTACTTCGCTGATGGTTTTTACAGGAATTACAGTGGCTTTTGCAGGTGGATTTATTATGATTTGGTTGTATGGACAAGATTGGTTTTTCAATTTTAGCTTTTTTGGAGAAAACATGAGGGATTTATTCAATATGAAAACCATTAATTTAAGTGTGGCAGTTTGGGTTGGTTTTATTGCATTATTTGGAATTGCAACAGACGATGGAGTTGTAATGGCAACGTATTTAACCCAAACTTTCAATCGTGAAAAACCTGCTAACAAGAAGAGTATTAGATTTTACGCTTTACAAGCTGGAGAAAAAAGGATTCGTCCTTGTTTAATGACAACAGTTACTACCATTTTGGCGCTTTTACCAGTTTTAACTTCCACAGGAAAAGGAAGCGATATTATGATTCCAATGGCAATTCCAATTTTTGGAGGAATGGTTATTGACATTACTTCCTATTTTATTGTGCCAGTTTTATATAGTTGGAGAGAAGAGTTGAAATTGAAAAGAATAGAGAAAAAAGAGCATAGAAAAAAGAGACAAGAACCAAGACAAATTGTTAATTAA
- a CDS encoding HYC_CC_PP family protein, whose protein sequence is MTKFSHKILAVLMSFVVLFSTTSFAITKHFCGDTLVDTSVFSQASTCRMESQKDTSVAISDCSVVKKDCCTDEQLLVDGQDEVQLQVDNITFNQELFIASFIYTYINLFEGLDNNVSNYSAYKPPLVIKELYKVDETYLI, encoded by the coding sequence ATGACAAAATTTTCTCATAAAATATTAGCTGTTTTAATGTCGTTTGTAGTTTTATTTTCTACAACTTCATTTGCTATCACAAAACATTTTTGTGGGGATACTCTTGTAGATACTTCTGTTTTTAGCCAAGCATCCACTTGTAGAATGGAAAGTCAGAAAGATACTTCTGTAGCTATTTCTGATTGTTCTGTCGTTAAAAAAGATTGTTGTACTGATGAACAATTGTTAGTTGATGGACAAGATGAAGTACAACTACAAGTTGATAACATTACTTTTAACCAAGAATTGTTTATTGCTTCATTTATCTATACTTACATAAATCTTTTCGAAGGTTTAGATAACAATGTTTCTAATTATTCAGCATACAAACCACCACTCGTCATAAAAGAACTATACAAAGTTGACGAGACTTATTTAATTTGA
- a CDS encoding DUF5675 family protein: MELVLQRAYFKEGTNGTLFSSDNFLCHTIELPWLNNKRNVSCIPEGAYEVVPRFSKRFQHHLILKNVKGRSYILFHPANNALKDLQGCIAPVTYLNGIGRGVYSKDALQKLLSLVYQAKDRKEKIILKIKSQNYENYRTL, encoded by the coding sequence ATGGAGTTAGTGCTTCAAAGAGCTTATTTTAAAGAGGGTACTAACGGTACTCTCTTTTCTTCTGATAATTTTCTTTGTCATACCATTGAGTTACCCTGGTTAAATAATAAGAGAAATGTTTCTTGTATTCCTGAAGGAGCCTATGAAGTTGTTCCTAGATTTTCGAAACGATTTCAACATCATTTGATTTTGAAAAATGTCAAAGGGAGAAGCTATATTTTATTTCATCCAGCAAATAATGCCTTAAAAGATTTACAAGGCTGTATTGCTCCTGTAACTTACTTAAATGGTATTGGTAGAGGTGTATATTCCAAGGATGCACTACAGAAACTATTATCATTAGTTTATCAAGCTAAAGACCGAAAAGAAAAAATAATATTAAAAATTAAATCACAGAATTATGAAAATTATAGAACGTTATAA
- a CDS encoding DUF2493 domain-containing protein: protein MKIIIAGSRNFNNYQKLKQECDKFLQDYKNIEIVSGAHYKGADKLGEKYASEKKIKIIKFPADWIKYGKAAGPKRNNQMAIYADVLIAFWDGKSKGTKNIIQLAKQRHLKTRIILFENEILTT, encoded by the coding sequence ATGAAAATAATTATAGCTGGGAGCAGAAACTTCAACAACTATCAAAAATTAAAACAAGAATGTGATAAATTTCTCCAGGATTATAAAAATATCGAGATTGTATCTGGAGCTCATTACAAAGGTGCAGACAAATTAGGAGAGAAATACGCATCCGAAAAAAAAATCAAAATCATAAAATTTCCGGCTGATTGGATAAAATACGGAAAAGCTGCTGGTCCAAAAAGAAATAATCAAATGGCAATATATGCAGACGTATTAATTGCTTTTTGGGATGGAAAAAGTAAAGGAACAAAAAACATAATTCAACTTGCTAAACAAAGACATTTAAAAACTAGAATAATTCTCTTTGAAAACGAAATTCTTACTACCTAG
- a CDS encoding DUF6943 family protein: protein MQIFEIKTHKIGRTYSNPHFFILNKGLNSGKPLDKPCPNCFVISTTSRANRESLYYLCLSLKVGQYFGYYLKGSVIPFIGISDVKKVINTALLNYEEQQWQLKVEKLKKITAFEENLQQQLSTISKLKIALLRS from the coding sequence ATGCAAATTTTTGAAATCAAAACCCACAAAATTGGACGAACTTACTCAAACCCACATTTTTTTATTTTGAATAAAGGATTAAATTCTGGAAAACCATTAGACAAACCTTGTCCAAACTGCTTTGTAATTTCCACAACTTCTAGAGCAAATAGAGAGTCTTTGTATTACCTGTGTTTATCCTTAAAAGTTGGTCAATACTTTGGGTATTATTTAAAAGGTTCTGTCATTCCATTTATTGGTATTTCAGACGTAAAAAAAGTAATTAATACTGCACTGCTAAACTATGAAGAACAACAATGGCAATTGAAAGTTGAAAAACTCAAAAAAATAACTGCTTTTGAAGAAAACTTACAACAACAATTGTCAACTATTTCAAAACTAAAAATAGCCTTATTAAGATCTTAA
- a CDS encoding RES family NAD+ phosphorylase, translating to MNCCINCFNSIYLKSIIDSYNEKGKCNFCKSDNVSIYLAKELADYFRNIFSLYEVDTKSKLDISACIKKNFNLTTDLVVDNKFLFKSIFIDEIEDFNHLFENQVSSNIILQEVTKVHNIWNDFKKEIKFANRYFASNSLNFEIFKSIIQSSLIRDINIDETFYRSRISDKIGFDKNNMGNPPKPELATAGRANPKGISYLYIANSLETALYETRSTIFDYVTIGEFAVMKELKVISFRNIETDPIYWSEREDIKSYIEYLPFIYTLQKELSLPIRKKDKTLDYIPTQYICEYIKSLGFDGVEYQSSLFAEGYNLAIFNPDKLECINTKVYEIENIKLHHKLLDNS from the coding sequence ATGAATTGTTGTATAAATTGTTTCAATAGTATATACCTAAAAAGTATTATAGATTCTTATAATGAAAAAGGTAAATGTAACTTCTGTAAATCCGATAATGTTTCAATTTATTTAGCAAAAGAATTAGCGGATTATTTTAGAAATATATTTTCTCTATACGAAGTTGACACAAAATCTAAACTTGATATTTCTGCCTGTATTAAAAAAAACTTTAACCTTACAACGGATTTAGTTGTTGATAATAAGTTTCTTTTTAAATCTATTTTTATAGATGAAATCGAAGATTTTAATCATCTATTTGAAAATCAAGTATCATCAAATATTATTCTTCAAGAAGTAACAAAGGTTCACAATATTTGGAATGATTTTAAAAAAGAAATTAAATTTGCAAACCGTTATTTTGCGAGTAATTCTTTAAATTTTGAAATTTTTAAATCGATTATACAAAGTAGTTTAATTAGAGATATTAATATAGATGAAACTTTTTACAGGTCAAGAATTTCTGATAAAATAGGTTTTGATAAAAATAATATGGGTAATCCACCTAAACCAGAATTAGCTACAGCTGGTAGAGCAAATCCTAAAGGAATATCATATTTATATATAGCAAACTCTTTAGAAACTGCTTTATACGAAACAAGAAGTACCATCTTTGATTATGTTACAATTGGTGAGTTTGCAGTAATGAAAGAATTAAAAGTTATTAGTTTTAGAAATATTGAAACAGACCCTATTTATTGGTCTGAAAGAGAGGATATAAAGAGTTACATAGAATATTTACCTTTTATTTATACTTTACAAAAAGAATTGTCTCTTCCAATAAGAAAAAAGGATAAAACATTGGATTATATTCCTACACAATATATCTGTGAATATATTAAATCATTAGGTTTTGATGGTGTAGAATATCAGAGTTCATTATTTGCTGAAGGTTATAATTTAGCAATTTTCAATCCTGATAAATTGGAATGTATTAATACAAAAGTTTATGAAATAGAAAATATAAAACTGCACCATAAATTACTTGATAATAGTTAA
- a CDS encoding sce7725 family protein, producing MYFPYVRGKQFELIALRELCGFLPNFSTKISPVIEPIKGSSTLKSALKTLAAKNVNFSVIINPKVGGLVGEGNKIIELLKDVLEHYNNYQIAIIIDSKIEEQIPALIEGINNLDLNYQGVTLIHNSEISEVSIAEIQNNINVTYNIIYFSNTSRRYYRLFSEESRISLDDYFKDMPRNADYLEVGESPFSEEYSFYKDEGFFGFSDFLTVGDNYSDSGFLPRAVAMHLSYINASGKIMVKHFVSDSNGDVSDIGGKFAEALEKLVNWCISNDINTQAVEVYKDLHNRGHFPGLGTLKKLSIMHHIELIVDKI from the coding sequence ATGTATTTCCCATATGTCAGAGGTAAACAATTTGAATTAATCGCATTACGTGAATTATGTGGTTTCCTTCCAAATTTTTCAACTAAAATATCTCCAGTAATCGAACCAATTAAAGGTTCTTCTACTTTAAAATCTGCGTTAAAAACTTTAGCAGCTAAAAATGTAAATTTTAGTGTTATTATCAATCCTAAAGTAGGTGGTTTAGTAGGAGAAGGAAATAAAATTATAGAACTTCTTAAAGATGTATTGGAACATTACAACAATTATCAAATTGCAATAATTATTGATTCAAAAATAGAAGAGCAAATTCCAGCTTTAATTGAAGGTATAAATAATTTAGACTTAAACTATCAGGGTGTCACATTAATTCATAATTCTGAAATATCTGAAGTTAGTATCGCAGAAATTCAAAATAATATAAATGTTACTTACAATATAATTTACTTTAGTAATACAAGCAGGCGTTATTATAGATTATTTTCTGAAGAAAGTAGAATTTCGTTAGATGATTATTTTAAGGATATGCCAAGAAATGCAGATTATCTTGAAGTTGGTGAAAGTCCTTTTTCAGAAGAATACAGTTTTTATAAAGACGAAGGCTTTTTTGGTTTTTCTGATTTTTTAACAGTTGGCGATAATTATTCAGATTCAGGTTTTTTACCAAGAGCTGTGGCAATGCATTTATCTTATATTAATGCATCAGGCAAAATAATGGTAAAACATTTTGTTTCAGATTCAAATGGTGATGTATCTGATATAGGTGGTAAATTTGCAGAAGCGCTTGAAAAACTTGTTAATTGGTGTATTAGCAACGATATAAATACCCAAGCTGTTGAAGTTTATAAAGACCTTCATAATCGAGGACACTTTCCTGGTTTAGGTACACTAAAAAAATTATCTATAATGCATCATATCGAATTAATTGTAGATAAGATTTAA
- a CDS encoding sce7726 family protein, with product MQVAKNIESLRNLSQILSPANFKKIVKDRNYFDTFYRINKHTKITDSTTNFEVINAIYKSLLGTYKNEYIYKNILLNQKLLKKYSLKNSIALSEFKIGNSIADFVILNGEARVYEIKTELDGLDKLDKQLADYKKFADKIYVVSNSKHIPNLLVKFHNTEIGLIELTKRNALRTIKKAEQNFSFSYETLFKSLRKGEYISLLKKHFGAIPKVPNTLIFRECFKLSKKIDILEFQKLVIKELKFRNISNPELFNDDLVPDSLKHICYTLNFSKKDFIALEDFLYKKSKLCISHMSEVNNLN from the coding sequence ATGCAAGTAGCTAAAAATATAGAAAGTTTAAGGAATTTATCTCAAATTCTATCTCCTGCTAATTTTAAAAAAATAGTAAAGGATAGAAATTATTTTGATACATTTTATCGTATAAACAAACATACTAAAATAACAGATTCTACAACTAACTTTGAAGTTATTAATGCTATTTATAAATCACTTTTGGGTACTTACAAAAATGAATATATTTATAAAAATATTCTTTTAAATCAAAAACTTCTTAAAAAGTATAGCTTAAAAAATTCAATAGCACTATCAGAATTTAAAATTGGTAATTCAATAGCAGACTTTGTTATTTTAAATGGTGAAGCTCGTGTTTATGAAATTAAAACTGAATTAGATGGTTTAGATAAATTAGACAAACAATTAGCAGATTATAAAAAATTTGCAGATAAAATCTATGTAGTTTCAAATTCAAAACATATTCCTAATTTATTAGTTAAATTTCATAACACAGAAATTGGTTTAATTGAATTAACAAAAAGAAACGCGCTTAGAACTATAAAAAAAGCAGAACAAAATTTTTCATTTTCCTACGAAACATTATTCAAAAGTTTAAGAAAAGGTGAATATATTAGTTTACTAAAAAAACATTTTGGAGCAATTCCTAAAGTTCCTAACACGCTAATTTTTAGAGAGTGTTTTAAACTTTCAAAAAAAATAGATATTTTAGAGTTTCAAAAATTAGTTATAAAAGAATTAAAATTTAGAAATATTTCTAACCCAGAATTATTTAATGATGATTTAGTCCCAGATTCATTAAAACATATCTGCTACACTTTAAATTTTTCAAAAAAAGATTTTATTGCGTTAGAAGATTTTCTTTACAAAAAAAGTAAGCTATGTATTTCCCATATGTCAGAGGTAAACAATTTGAATTAA